In a genomic window of Sulfuriferula nivalis:
- a CDS encoding TetR/AcrR family transcriptional regulator, whose amino-acid sequence MTLIRKGEKTRADIVACAKQLFYQRGYTDTSFTDIVDASKLHRGNIYHYFKTKDDILDAVITQHLEDFSTRLHLWDTTQPDAKAKLTAFVDMITGRKMELVEYGCPIGTLNTELAKHKREQQQAARALFDLFRDWLAVCFRELGKGNEAQALALHLLGRAQGITLLAHVYHDTTLLQNEINTLHSWIAGL is encoded by the coding sequence ATGACACTCATACGCAAAGGCGAAAAAACGCGCGCCGATATAGTAGCTTGCGCTAAACAACTGTTCTACCAACGTGGCTATACCGATACCTCGTTTACGGATATTGTCGATGCATCCAAATTGCACCGTGGCAATATTTACCACTACTTCAAAACTAAAGATGACATCCTTGATGCCGTGATTACTCAGCACCTCGAAGACTTCAGTACACGGCTCCATCTCTGGGACACGACGCAACCTGACGCCAAAGCAAAATTAACCGCTTTTGTGGACATGATTACGGGTCGTAAAATGGAACTGGTTGAGTATGGCTGTCCTATAGGCACACTCAACACCGAACTAGCGAAACACAAGCGCGAACAACAGCAAGCTGCCCGCGCTTTATTTGATTTATTTCGTGATTGGCTGGCTGTTTGTTTTCGTGAGCTGGGTAAAGGTAATGAAGCACAAGCTCTGGCTCTCCATTTACTCGGGCGGGCGCAGGGCATAACCCTCCTCGCCCATGTTTATCACGATACGACACTGTTACAGAACGAAATCAATACACTACACAGTTGGATAGCAGGATTATAA
- a CDS encoding peroxiredoxin family protein, whose amino-acid sequence MSKRLTAGEIAPDFQATDQLGNMMSLSNFHGRWLLLSFYRYASCPLCNLRVHELSKLHAELQAYGLDMLAVFQSPAEKIDTYVGNQHPPFPLIPDPQQILYKRYGVIHSWAGFLIAWIKRLPTISHAVFRQRYLPGTVEGGIHRIPADFLIRPDGHIAEAYYGRDIGDHMPIDRIRQHLHASIAHN is encoded by the coding sequence ATGTCAAAAAGACTTACAGCTGGAGAAATAGCCCCTGACTTTCAGGCGACTGACCAGCTTGGCAACATGATGAGCCTGAGTAATTTTCACGGGCGGTGGTTGCTACTATCATTCTACCGCTATGCTTCTTGTCCCTTATGTAATTTGCGAGTACACGAGCTATCTAAGTTACATGCTGAGTTGCAAGCTTATGGGCTAGATATGCTTGCGGTATTCCAATCCCCTGCTGAAAAAATAGACACCTACGTTGGAAACCAGCATCCACCCTTCCCGCTTATCCCAGATCCACAACAGATACTTTATAAACGTTATGGCGTTATCCATAGCTGGGCGGGGTTTCTCATTGCATGGATTAAAAGACTGCCCACAATCAGCCATGCAGTATTTCGTCAGCGGTATTTACCTGGTACTGTAGAAGGTGGCATACACCGTATTCCGGCCGACTTTCTCATTCGCCCAGATGGGCATATTGCAGAAGCATATTATGGTCGAGATATTGGTGACCACATGCCGATAGATAGAATTCGACAGCACCTCCATGCTAGCATTGCACACAACTAA